DNA sequence from the Sulfurimonas sediminis genome:
GCGAAAATACTGTAGTCTGTGTGCTTCTTCATCCGGCATGACATGTTTGGCAACTCTGAGTGTGTCAATGACCTGCATTTGTGTTGTAAATCCCTCTTTTTCGAGCATTGTTATATCAAAAGGGGCGTTGTGAATGATGAGATAATTCTCTGCAGTATTTAACTCCAGCAGTCTTTTGTATGCCTGTGTTTCTGCACAAGGCGGCTTGCCTTCAATCAAATCAGGCGTAATCCCGTGTACTTCCATCGCACCATATTTGATTGCTACATCCGCAGAACAAAATTCATTATGCACTTCTATCTCTTTTGTGCCTAAAACCATATAACCGAGTTGAATTATTCTGTCTTCTTCATTTGTGCCTGTTGTTTCTGTATCTAAAATTACATATTTTTTTGCCATGACGTTTTCACTTCTTAGTTTTTAAATATTATATGCTACACTTCTAAAAAAGTAGGTTAAAGCTTTGATTGACTCTCCTTTGGTATATCTTTTTACACTTGCCTTGCTTGTAGCGGCACTCAGTTTTACACAAATCAAAACAAAACACAAATTTTTCGAGTATATTCCTGTTGTTGTGCTGATATATGCTTTTTCTATGCTGCTTGCCTCTTTGGGAGTGTTTGCTCAAAATCAGGAGATGACAAACATCTACAGACTGACAAAAACAAATCTGCTCCCTGCAATGCTTTTTCTAATGCTTTTAGAAGTGGATTTTAAGCATTTTTTCAAGCTTGGAAAATCACTTTTGATTGCCTATGCTTTAGCTGTTTTTTCCATTGCTTTTGCCTTTATAGCCGTTGCATATTTGTTTGGGTTTGACAAAGAAACAGCAGCGGCATTTGGCGCACTTGCGGGTAGTTGGATGGGAGGCACGGCAAATATGATAGCCGTCGGAAGTGCTTTACATGTAAGTGAAGATGCCTTTGCCTATGCACTGGTTGTGGACAGTGTCAATTATACTTTATGGGTAATGCTCTTACTTTTTTTGGTCCCTTTTGCAAAAATATTCAACAGATTCACAAAAAGTGAAGAAAAACTTGCCTATCTGGATAAAATCGGCTGTGCCTGTTCTATGGGTGCAAAAAGATACTGGCTCCTAATACTCCTGGCACTCGGAGCATCTCTGCTTTCTCAGATAATAGCCGAAAAATTCGTGATACTCAACACTACGACAAGCATTGTCCTTTTTTCCACACTCTTGGGAGTGCTCGGCTCTTTTACAAAACTGCGTTTTATAAACGGTTCAAACGAAGTGGCAACAACCATGCTCTATATTTTAATAGCACTGATAGGTTCGCGCGCTGTCATAGAAAACTTCAGCGGTCTTGGCATGTATGTTTTGGCGGGTTTTACTGTTTTGCTTGTGCATGCCTTTATAATGGTTGTGGGAGCAAAGATATTCAAGCTTGATTTATTCAGCATTTCGGTTGCTTCATTGGCAAATATAGGCGGGGTGGCTTCGGCGCCAATTCTTGCGGCAACTTACAACAAAGCACTTGTAAGTATAGGTGTGCTGATGGCAATTATGGGGTATTTGATAGGAACTTTTGGCGGGCTTTTGGTTGGGTACATACTTATTTTATTTATCTAATTAAAATTAGTAATAAGGCTACAGACAAATTATGTTACTATCATCAAAATTTTATAATGATATGAAGGATAAAAAATGACAGAGGGAAAAGTATTATCGTTGTTTGTGACGATGCCTGATATGATGCGTGCGGGGCATCGTATGAAATGTGAAGACTTTGATTGCGATGAGAACGGAATTGTGGGGAGTAGAGACTATGACAACGGTGAAATAAAGCCAATGGTTTTGGTTTCAAAAAAAAGTTATGACATTATTGAAGATGCAGAGCTTGTTTTTGAAAGAGGACTTTTAATGGAAGATATTTACGTGGATGTTGATCTGTATCATCTCAACAAAGGTTCGATAATAGAAATCGGTGAGATGCTTTTTGAAGTCAACGGACCGTGTGAAGATTACCGGTATTTATACGCATTTGCCCCTGAACTTCCGGCTTTGATAAAAGGAAAGCGCGGTCTTTTTGTAACACCTCTGGAATACGGTGGTATTGCGGTCGGAAATGAAGTAAAAGTTGTAAAAGAAGTTTAACTTGAAAAAAATAGGCATTGGCATTGAATACAGTAATATCTGTAAGGATTATAATACATTTTACTTGGACAGAGACAATTTAGATCCAGAAACTTCTCAATGTATGAAAAAAGTTATGGCATGGAGTCAAGAGTTTTTGTCCGAATTATTGGATACTTTTGAGTATAAAATATTTCATTTGAATTCATCTGCTCCCGTAAAGGTCTCAGATATCGCTTCTAAAAGATTTCTTTTTTATTCACTGGAAAAGGGAATAACACTGCAAAGCTATGTGCTTGCAAAAGAGTTCACGCAATATGAGGGCTTAGCAGCCTGGGAAGTGCAAAACAGCAGTAATATTCTTGTTCAAAACGATGAAGACGGTGGGTCACTCTATTTTTATGTGAATGAAAATTCTCAAGAGTATAAATGGATTACTGCGAGATTAAAAGATTTTTCACTGGATGAAGTTCCTTTTAGCATAAAATAAGAGCAGAGAGGGCATCAGCCCATCTCTACAGAATCTATCTCACCTTTAAACTCTTCAATGGAAAATGTGATTCTGTTGGCAATCTCTTCAGGTGTTTCTCTGAGCAGTGTTTTGTCTAAATGAATCTTGCGTGTATGCTTGTTGTAATCCCCCAAAACATAGGTAACTAAAACAAAAGGGGTTTCAGATACATCACACTCTTTTACTGTTGTTTCAACTCCAGGGATACAGTAGTCAATATCAATATCTGGGTCTATCGCTGCTTTGTCTACTAGTGCAACAACTTTTTTTAATTTTTCTATAATTTCATTATCCATAACAAATCCTCCTAAAATAATATAGCTTATATTGTAAGCCTATGTAATTATTATAACTAATTTAAAAATATTTCTGTAAAAAAGAGGAGTCTTTTTGAAAAGAATATGACAAGTGAGTAAAAAGTTCTCCTCTTCTTTTATTAGATTTATTTATTCTATACCATGGAATTGTTTATATATTCTTTGTACATAATTTGGTTTTAATCCCATGATTTTTATTTCAGCTATTTCTTCTTTAATATGCTCTTTTTTTATTGCGATAAGTGTTTCCCATCGTGTTATAAGTATATCTTTTATTTTAGTTTCAAAATCACCTTCATCGTCTGGGTATGCTTGAGCAAGCGTATTGATTAGATCGCTTAACTCTGTTAATTGAATAATTTTAAGTTGTTCCTGAGCATCTGGTTTTTGCTCTTGAACATAATTCTTCCATGTAAGTTCTAACAAGTTTTTGATTTCTTGTACATAGTCTCTCTCATCGCTGGAAAAATTTTCAACAAGTAATTTAGGAATGTCTGCAAAACTGTTTGTTTTTACAATCTCTAACTCTGCTTCGAAGCCTTTAAGATCTTCTTCATATTCTGCTGCATCTTCATAGAGTTTGGCAATTTCAGCATTTTTATTGTTGTTATTATTTTTCTTTTTTGGAGTTGGGTTTTCTTCTTCTGTAGCTGCACAAGCTTCTTTAAGCTCTTGCATTTGCAGTTCCATATATCGCTTAGTTTCTTCAGTAGCCATATTTATACCTCATAATCTTTTTTTGT
Encoded proteins:
- a CDS encoding exonuclease domain-containing protein → MAKKYVILDTETTGTNEEDRIIQLGYMVLGTKEIEVHNEFCSADVAIKYGAMEVHGITPDLIEGKPPCAETQAYKRLLELNTAENYLIIHNAPFDITMLEKEGFTTQMQVIDTLRVAKHVMPDEEAHRLQYFRYKMALYKDEAKEAEALGIVVKAHDAIGDVLVLKLFLSKLKDIVQEQFPNENPVEKMVDLTNTPILVQTFRFGKHKGKTLEEVATEDAGYLRWMLKNMENIDEDLRYSINYYLES
- a CDS encoding DUF819 domain-containing protein, with amino-acid sequence MIDSPLVYLFTLALLVAALSFTQIKTKHKFFEYIPVVVLIYAFSMLLASLGVFAQNQEMTNIYRLTKTNLLPAMLFLMLLEVDFKHFFKLGKSLLIAYALAVFSIAFAFIAVAYLFGFDKETAAAFGALAGSWMGGTANMIAVGSALHVSEDAFAYALVVDSVNYTLWVMLLLFLVPFAKIFNRFTKSEEKLAYLDKIGCACSMGAKRYWLLILLALGASLLSQIIAEKFVILNTTTSIVLFSTLLGVLGSFTKLRFINGSNEVATTMLYILIALIGSRAVIENFSGLGMYVLAGFTVLLVHAFIMVVGAKIFKLDLFSISVASLANIGGVASAPILAATYNKALVSIGVLMAIMGYLIGTFGGLLVGYILILFI